A window of Myxococcales bacterium genomic DNA:
CCGCGCAACATGTACGACTGGACCGGCCCCGAGAAGGCGGCCATCTGCCCGTGGGCCAAGTCGTTCCTCGACAACGCCTCACTCCCTATCGCGGCCGAGGCCGGCTACGACGCGATCAAGTGCAAGGGTGAATACGTCGACGCCCTCCAGGACGAAGGCGACAAGCGCCTGAAGAACAAGCAGTTCGACGAGCCGTTCGCGATGGTCTTCCGCGAGATCTGCTTCGAGTTCATCGGCGGCATCACCGGGCAGGCGGGGGCGAACCCGCAGTGCAAGCGCAACTACGCCTTCCTCGAGCGCGTCACGAACGACGAGAGCGTCAAGCCCGAGGTCCGCGGCCGCTCGCTGTGGAACATCTACTACCAGCGCCGCGACAAAGAGAGCCTCGCGCTCATGCGGAAGTACGAGAAGCACAAGAACCCCGAGATCGCGAAGCGCGCGAAGGAAGCGATCCAGTCGCTCACGACGACCTACAAGCTGAAGTAGCGTCTCACGCCGCGTCCCACGCGCCGAGGCCCGCTCCGGTCACCCGGGCGGGCCTCGCGTCATTTTGGGGCTGTGGACGGCGAGACCTCGCCATCGGCTGGGCTGGCACCCGCGTTCACGCCGCGGCGCCCTACGCGCCGCCGGGCATCACTTCTTCGCTTCGACGATCTCTTCCTTCAGCGACGCGATCGTCGACACGAGGTCGGCGAGCTCGGTCTCGCCGATCTGCTTCTCTTCCATCGCGGCCTTGAGGTCCTCGAGCAGGGTCTCCCACTGCGCGGCGGTCACCTTCAGGCCCTTGAACGCCTCTTTCCACGGCTTGCCGGCATACTTGCAGTCGCCGCCCGCCTTCTCGCACATGTGGTCGAAGAGCATGTCGCGGAACTGGTCGATCTTCAGGGTCTTGGAGAAGATCTTCGAGACCTTCTTGTCGCCCTGGACGTTCTTGGCGAACACCTCGAGCACGGCCTTCAGCTTGTCTTTGCCGCCCAGACGCTCGATGAGCGGCTTCGGCTCCGGGGGCGCGGCGTCGACCTCCGCGGGGGGCGCGGCGTCGGCCACCGCCTCCACGACCGGGGGCTCCTTGGGGGGCGGCTTCGCGCCACAGGCGACGGCGAGACCGGTGGCGCAGGCGAGGGCGGCGATGGCGAAAAGGCGGGTCTGCATGGCGCCCGCGACGATAAGCGCTTCCGCGGCCCGAGGGCAAGAGAAGGCGCCGCTCACCCCACCACGTGGCGGCGGGGAGGAACGCGCACTCGACGCTGGGGGCCGGCGCGCTGTACCCTCGGCGCGTGGGCAGCTC
This region includes:
- a CDS encoding group 1 truncated hemoglobin, producing MQTRLFAIAALACATGLAVACGAKPPPKEPPVVEAVADAAPPAEVDAAPPEPKPLIERLGGKDKLKAVLEVFAKNVQGDKKVSKIFSKTLKIDQFRDMLFDHMCEKAGGDCKYAGKPWKEAFKGLKVTAAQWETLLEDLKAAMEEKQIGETELADLVSTIASLKEEIVEAKK